A window of Thunnus thynnus chromosome 17, fThuThy2.1, whole genome shotgun sequence contains these coding sequences:
- the LOC137201256 gene encoding brain-specific serine protease 4-like has protein sequence MVLKTGGVWVQAGVMTFRKDCPNANNPGVSARVSKYESWIKTKITSDQPGFVTYPYMDLSKECGKPALNTRIVGGQTAPAGNWPWQASVQKNNVHTCGGSLINKKWVLTSAKCAG, from the exons ATGGTGTTAAAGACAGGAGGTGTCTGGGTCCAGGCTGGAGTCATGACCTTTAGAAAAGATTGTCCGAATGCTAACAATCCAGGAGTCTCTGCCAGAGTGTCCAAGTATGAGTCCTGGATCAAAACTAAAATCACCAGTGACCAGCCAGGCTTTGTCACCTACCCGTACATGGACCTCTCTAAGG AGTGTGGTAAGCCTGCGCTCAACACCAGGATTGTTGGAGGACAGACGGCCCCTGCAGGTAACTGGCCCTGGCAGGCCAGTGTGCAAAAGAATAACGTCCACACCTGCGGAGGATCCCTCATTAACAAGAAATGGGTGCTGACGTCTGCTAAATGTGCTGGGTGA